Proteins co-encoded in one Periophthalmus magnuspinnatus isolate fPerMag1 chromosome 20, fPerMag1.2.pri, whole genome shotgun sequence genomic window:
- the myca gene encoding transcriptional regulator Myc-A, translating to MPLNPSFASKNYDYDYDSMQPYFYYDNEEEDFYPQQLQPPAPSEDIWKKFELLPTPPLSPSRRPSLSSLFPSTADQLEMVTEFLGDDAVNQSIICDADYSQTFLKSIIIQDCMWSGFSAAAKLEKVVSERLASLHAARKESACGDNAEGSGSAPWRLNSSYLQDLSTAASECIDPSVVFPYPVAEIPKQNTVVSPTKDLGLDTPPNSGSSSSCSDSEDEDADDDDDDDEEEEQEDQEEEEEIDVVTVEKRQSVKRYDLSPTESRHPSPLVLKRCHVSTHQHNYAAHPSMRQEQPAVKRLKLESPGSGGGGSGNSGGHSHRVLKQISSNRKCLSPRTSDTEDYDKRRTHNVLERQRRNELKLSFFALRDEIPEVANNEKAAKVVILKKATECIYSMQSDEQRLVSVKEQLRRKSELLKQRLSQLQACRA from the exons ATGCCGCTGAATCCAAGTTTCGCGAGTAAAAACTATGATTACGACTACGACTCAATGCAGCCCTATTTCTACTACGATAACGAGGAGGAGGACTTCTACCCCCAGCAGCTTCAGCCCCCGGCACCGAGTGAGGACATCTGGAAGAAATTCGAACTGTTGCCgacccctcctctgtctcccagCCGGCGGCCGTCCCTGTCCAGTCTGTTCCCCTCCACGGCAGATCAGCTGGAGATGGTCACAGAGTTTCTGGGCGATGACGCGGTCAACCAGAGCATCATCTGCGACGCGGACTATTCCCAAACCTTTCTCAAATCCATAATCATTCAGGACTGTATGTGGAGTGGATTTTCTGCAGCGGCCAAACTGGAAAAGGTAGTGTCCGAGAGACTCGCCTCCCTCCACGCTGCCAGAAAGGAGTCAGCGTGCGGGGATAACGCGGAGGGCTCCGGAAGCGCACCGTGGAGACTTAATAGCAGCTACCTCCAGGACTTGAGCACCGCAGCGTCTGAGTGCATTGACCCCTCTGTGGTGTTTCCGTACCCCGTAGCAGAGATTCCTAAGCAGAACACTGTCGTATCGCCTACTAAGGATTTAGGACTGGACACGCCGCCCAacagtggcagcagcagcagttgtagtGACTCTG AAGATGAGGatgcagatgatgatgatgatgatgatgaagaggaggagcaggaggatcaggaggaagaggaggagattgaTGTGGTGACAGTGGAGAAGAGGCAGTCGGTAAAACGCTACGACCTAAGCCCGACAGAGAGCAGACACCCCAGCCCTCTGGTGCTCAAGAGGTGCCACGTCTCCACCCACCAGCATAATTATGCCGCTCACCCATCCATGAGGCAGGAGCAGCCCGCCGTCAAGAGGCTGAAGCTGGAGAGTCCTGGTAGTGGCGGGGGCGGCAGCGGTAACAGTGGTGGTCACAGCCACAGAGTGCTCAAACAGATCAGCAGCAACCGCAAGTGTTTGAGTCCACGGACATCAGACACTGAGGACTACGACAAGAGAAGGACTCACAATGTACTAGAGCGACAGAGGAGGAACGAGCTCAAGCTCAGCTTCTTTGCACTGAGGGACGAGATCCCCGAAGTGGCCAACAACGAGAAGGCAGCTAAAGTGGTGATCTTGAAAAAGGCCACAGAGTGCATCTACAGCATGCAGTCGGACGAACAGAGACTGGTGTCAGTCAAAGAGCAGCTGCGGAGGAAAAGTGAACTCCTAAAGCAGAGACTCTCACAGCTGCAGGCCTGTCGAGCCTGA